The following coding sequences lie in one Syngnathoides biaculeatus isolate LvHL_M chromosome 16, ASM1980259v1, whole genome shotgun sequence genomic window:
- the LOC133514445 gene encoding alpha-2,8-sialyltransferase 8E-like isoform X3 has translation MASGGSFMITLLCVGSLLSTITWYMIDDERSNLSRSCRGYDSAIVTQANTPVGTKIQYDGEKGRILQVTPAIFKTFIKEHPFSNRTFDTCSVVGNGGILMDSGCGKTIDSAQFVIRCNLPPLNDEYGKHVGVRTDLVTANPSILKDKYESLVGRRRSFAERLQSYGKSLILLPAFSYFFNTGLSMRAVYTMDDFASPAQGVFFNPDYLRNLSRFWNANGLKSRRLSTGIMMASMALEACSTVHLYGFWPFSNHPHGLYPLTNHYYDDKPVNARFHAMPVEFDLLLKLHSQGVLRLHLGDCPAH, from the exons GTCCAACCTGAGCCGCTCGTGCCGAGGGTACGACAGCGCCATCGTCACGCAGGCCAACACCCCGGTGGGGACCAAGATTCAGTACGATGGAGAAAAGGGGAGGATATTGCAGGTGACGCCGGCCATCTTCAAAACCTTCATCAAG GAGCATCCGTTCTCCAACCGGACGTTCGACACGTGCTCGGTGGTCGGCAACGGCGGCATCCTGATGGACAGCGGCTGCGGAAAGACGATCGACTCGGCGCAGTTCGTCATCAGGTGCAACCTGCCGCCTTTGAACGACGAGTACGGCAAGCACGTGGGCGTCCGGACCGATCTGGTCACGGCCAACCCCAGCATCCTCAAGGATAA ATACGAGAGTCTGGTGGGACGACGGCGGAGCTTTGCGGAGAGACTCCAGAGCTACGGGAAGTCCCTGATCCTCCTCCCCGCGTTCTCCTACTTCTTCAACACGGGGCTGTCCATGCGGGCGGTCTATACCATGGACGACTTTGCCAGCCCCGCTCAGGGCGTCTTCTTCAACCCAGACTACCTGCGCAACCTGTCCCGGTTCTGGAACGCCAACGGCCTCAAGTCCCGCCGGCTCAGCACGGGCATCATGATGGCCAGCATGGCACTGGAGGCGTGCTCCACCGTGCACCTGTACGGTTTCTGGCCCTTCAGCAACCACCCGCACGGACTCTACCCGCTCACCAATCATTACTACGACGACAAGCCGGTGAACGCCAGGTTCCACGCCATGCCCGTGGAATTTGACCTGCTGCTCAAGCTGCACAGCCAGGGCGTGCTCAGGCTTCACCTCGGGGATTGTCCGGCCCACTAG
- the gjc1 gene encoding gap junction gamma-1 protein translates to MSWSFLTRLLEEIHNHSTFVGKLWLTVLIVFRIVLTAVGGESIYYDEQSKFVCNSGQPGCENVCYDAFAPLSHVRFWVFQIILVAMPSLMYMGYAVNKIARLDEAKGGAGAAAVRNTGGGGYTHRKPRKICFGARQHRGIEETEEDHHEDDPMIYEVPEIEPPKRPRDPLQPTPRPKIRHDGRTRIRDEGLMRVYVLQLVSRTVLEAGFLTGQYLLYGFRVMPVFVCSGKPCPHSVDCFVSRPTEKTIFLRIMYGVTVLCLTLNVWEMLHLGIGSICDILRRRRCPPPDDEYQLGLLGASVGGEGSVGGAGPEAGSEGGVGGDGPADYVGYPFSWNTPSAPPGYNIVVKPEQMPYTDLSNAKMACKQNRANIAQEEQQQFGSNEDNFPTGGEARVALNKDMIQQAHEQLEAAIQAYSQQHRAEEQLGDGRDDKPQSNIIQTQPHKERKHRLKHGKGGGSSGGGSSSNSSSSKSGEGKPSVWI, encoded by the coding sequence ATGAGCTGGAGCTTCCTCACGCGGCTGCTGGAGGAGATCCACAACCACTCCACCTTCGTGGGGAAGCTGTGGCTCACCGTGCTCATCGTCTTCCGGATCGTCCTCACGGCCGTCGGCGGGGAGTCGATCTACTACGACGAGCAGAGCAAGTTCGTCTGCAACTCGGGGCAGCCGGGCTGCGAGAACGTCTGCTACGACGCCTTCGCCCCGCTCTCGCACGTCCGCTTTTGGGTCTTCCAGATCATTCTGGTGGCCATGCCGTCCCTCATGTACATGGGCTACGCGGTCAATAAGATCGCACGGCTGGACGAAGCCAAGGGGGGAGCCGGTGCCGCCGCGGTGAGGAACACCGGAGGCGGGGGCTACACGCACAGGAAGCCCAGGAAGATCTGCTTCGGGGCGCGGCAGCACCGGGGCATCGAGGAGACCGAGGAGGATCATCACGAGGACGATCCCATGATCTACGAGGTCCCGGAGATCGAGCCTCCCAAGAGGCCCCGCGATCCGCTGCAGCCCACGCCCAGACCCAAGATCCGGCACGACGGGCGCACGCGCATCCGAGACGAGGGGCTGATGCGGGTCTACGTCCTGCAGCTGGTGAGCCGCACGGTTCTGGAGGCGGGCTTCCTCACGGGTCAGTACTTGCTGTACGGCTTCCGCGTGATGCCGGTGTTTGTGTGTTCGGGGAAGCCTTGCCCCCACAGCGTGGACTGCTTCGTGTCGCGGCCCACGGAGAAAACCATCTTCCTGCGCATCATGTACGGCGTCACGGTCCTCTGCCTGACGCTCAACGTCTGGGAGATGCTCCACTTGGGCATCGGCTCCATCTGCGACATTCTCCGCCGTCGCCGCTGCCCGCCGCCGGACGACGAGTACCAGCTGGGCTTGCTGGGCGCCAGCGTCGGCGGCGAGGGCTCGGTCGGGGGCGCGGGACCGGAGGCGGGTTCCGAAGGCGGCGTGGGCGGCGACGGGCCCGCCGACTACGTCGGCTACCCGTTCTCCTGGAACACCCCGTCCGCGCCGCCCGGCTACAACATCGTGGTGAAACCGGAGCAGATGCCCTACACCGACCTGAGCAACGCCAAGATGGCGTGCAAGCAGAACCGGGCCAACATCGCccaggaggagcagcagcagtttggcagcaACGAAGACAACTTCCCCACCGGGGGCGAGGCCCGCGTGGCCCTCAACAAGGACATGATTCAGCAGGCCCACGAACAGCTGGAGGCCGCCATCCAGGCCTACAGCCAGCAGCACCGAGCCGAGGAGCAGCTCGGAGACGGCCGGGACGACAAGCCCCAGAGCAACATTATCCAGACTCAGCCTCACAAGGAGCGCAAGCACAGACTCAAGCACGGCAAGGGGGGCGGGAGCAGCGGCGggggcagcagcagcaacagcagcagcagcaaatcGGGCGAGGGAAAACCCTCGGTATGGATTTAA